AGTTCCTGAGCTTCCCGCACACGGCATGCATTGATATTCCGTCCGGAATCCGGACGGTTGTGAAGATTCCTCTTCCGTGGTATAGTCAAATGATAAACCATATTGAATATTCTCATGCCGGGCTGTGTTGCGGAAGGGTGGTACAGTATTGAAACATGCCAGTCGCCGGACGGAGAATAAATCTCAATGATCTGAGGAGGTGAACGTGAAGAAACAGCTGGCTGTGTGGTCGTTCATCATTGTATTGCTTGTGCCTCTTTATGCATTTGCCGGTGCTCCGCTCAATGCGGTACAGGGACACGTGAATAAGGTGCTTGAGGTGCTGCGTGATCCGTCTCTGAAGGGAGAATCCGGAAAAAAGGCAAAGAAAGAGAAGATCCGCGCCATTTCCGAAAAGATGTTCGATTATACCGAGCTTTCACGTCGGACTTTGGGCATTGACTGGAAAAAACTGAATGCAGCACAGCAAAATGAATTCTTGGACCTTTACAAGACACTGCTTGAAAATGCGTATGCTGACAAGATTGTGACCTATACGGATGAAAAAGTAATATTCAGCAGGGAAAATCTCCTGACAGAAAAAACCGCGGAAGTGCAGACGACAATCGTGACGAAAAAAGCGGATATCCCGATAAACTACCGGGTAATCCTGAAGAGCGGCGACTGGAGAGTATATGACGTTATTATCGAAGGAGTGAGCCTGATAAACAATTACCGCAGCCAGTTCAGGGAAATCCTGGCGAACAAAACGCCCGAATCACTGCTTGATACCCTGAGAAAGAAGGTTAACAGGGCCTGAACCATGTGTGACCCGAGCAAAACCATGCTATTTTGCATGAGGGGGAGTCAATGAAACTGATATCAATGTGTTTCCTGCTGACGGCGTTCCTGCTGAATTTTACCCAGATGCCTGCCATTGCCTCATCACATGACCAGAAAAATCCTTTCGTAGAGGAGGAACAGAGAGGCGCTGAAGTGAAAGCGTCCGGAATGAATACCTCCGGACCGGAAGAGGAGAACTCAGGGGAGGAGACAGAAGAAGAACCGGTAAGGATTGCCGATCCCCTCTATCCGTGGAACAAGGCGATGTACCATTTCAATGATAAGCTCTACTTCTGGCTGCTCAAACCGGTCGCCCAGGGATATTCATCAGTTTTTCCTGAAGATGTCCGGCTGGCGGTCAGCAACTTTTTTTCCAACCTGACTACGCCGGTGCGCGTGGTAAGCAGCATTCTTCAGTTGAAAATGCGGCCTGCAGGGAACGAATTTGTCCGTTTTGTGTATAACTCAACGGCAGGAGTATGCGGGCTTGCAGATGTTGCAAAGACGGATCTGGATATCCGGCGCCGCGATGAAGACCTCG
This Nitrospirota bacterium DNA region includes the following protein-coding sequences:
- a CDS encoding ABC transporter substrate-binding protein, translated to MKKQLAVWSFIIVLLVPLYAFAGAPLNAVQGHVNKVLEVLRDPSLKGESGKKAKKEKIRAISEKMFDYTELSRRTLGIDWKKLNAAQQNEFLDLYKTLLENAYADKIVTYTDEKVIFSRENLLTEKTAEVQTTIVTKKADIPINYRVILKSGDWRVYDVIIEGVSLINNYRSQFREILANKTPESLLDTLRKKVNRA
- a CDS encoding VacJ family lipoprotein, with translation MKLISMCFLLTAFLLNFTQMPAIASSHDQKNPFVEEEQRGAEVKASGMNTSGPEEENSGEETEEEPVRIADPLYPWNKAMYHFNDKLYFWLLKPVAQGYSSVFPEDVRLAVSNFFSNLTTPVRVVSSILQLKMRPAGNEFVRFVYNSTAGVCGLADVAKTDLDIRRRDEDLGQTLGSYGIGHGFYVVWPFLGPSSVRDTVGKVGDRFLDPVSYVNPAETAVGITAYDKINETSFHIGDYEDLKQSAVDPYISIRNAYVQHRKKKVEE